Proteins from a single region of bacterium:
- a CDS encoding glycosyltransferase produces MKSKRTYRSCKVLFFDHSTQFGGAEHSLKDIICRIKFKPVFVSPSNKTILVTQLEAVGIKCITFPMPLRIIMRKRESPLSLSDIYNLPTLIFRFFKLLRKENPCVVYTNTQKAHIIGVIAARLARIPSICHFRDILPRNIITKIWLWILYLLSTRIIADSRAVAEKFPMRSKVKVVYPGIRVEPYTETRCESAVPIVGYVGQIAKWKGIEYFIKAADIISKKIEEANFIIVGGPIFGDYKYLEELKELSHKLGMSDKIQFIGEKIPALPYIAKLNVLVHTPILPEPFGRVLIEAGALGKPVVASNNGAIPEIVENGVTGILVPPGETEPIAEAVISLLMDKEKAKSMGEKGRERVDKCFNVDNMKKRIEEVIAETVRKAECSE; encoded by the coding sequence ATGAAATCAAAAAGGACCTACCGATCCTGTAAAGTCTTATTTTTTGACCACTCTACACAATTTGGGGGAGCTGAACATAGCTTAAAGGATATAATATGCAGAATTAAATTTAAACCAGTATTTGTAAGCCCAAGTAATAAGACAATTTTGGTAACACAACTTGAAGCTGTAGGAATAAAATGCATAACATTTCCTATGCCTTTGAGAATCATAATGAGAAAAAGGGAGAGTCCACTTTCATTATCAGATATTTATAACCTACCTACTCTAATATTTCGGTTTTTTAAACTGTTGAGAAAAGAGAATCCTTGTGTTGTATACACTAATACTCAAAAAGCACATATTATAGGAGTTATTGCAGCAAGACTTGCAAGGATACCAAGTATTTGCCATTTTAGAGATATACTACCAAGAAATATAATTACAAAAATATGGTTGTGGATTCTTTACTTACTTTCTACACGAATAATAGCGGACTCTCGTGCAGTAGCAGAAAAGTTTCCAATGAGGAGTAAGGTTAAAGTTGTTTACCCCGGGATAAGAGTCGAGCCTTATACAGAAACAAGGTGTGAATCAGCGGTCCCTATAGTTGGATATGTGGGGCAAATCGCTAAATGGAAGGGGATAGAATATTTTATTAAAGCTGCTGATATAATAAGTAAGAAAATCGAGGAGGCTAATTTCATAATAGTGGGAGGCCCAATTTTTGGTGATTACAAGTATTTGGAAGAACTTAAAGAACTTTCTCACAAATTAGGGATGAGCGACAAAATACAATTTATCGGCGAGAAAATTCCAGCCTTACCTTATATAGCAAAATTAAATGTACTAGTTCATACACCAATTCTACCAGAACCATTTGGACGTGTTCTTATAGAGGCTGGAGCACTTGGTAAACCGGTGGTAGCATCAAACAATGGAGCTATACCGGAGATTGTCGAAAATGGAGTAACTGGAATTTTAGTACCACCAGGGGAAACAGAACCGATTGCTGAAGCTGTAATTAGTTTACTTATGGATAAGGAAAAGGCTAAATCAATGGGTGAGAAAGGAAGAGAAAGAGTAGACAAATGTTTTAATGTAGACAATATGAAAAAAAGGATTGAAGAAGTCATAGCAGAAACTGTGAGAAAAGCAGAATGTTCAGAGTAA
- the folK gene encoding 2-amino-4-hydroxy-6-hydroxymethyldihydropteridine diphosphokinase — MASVYLGIGSNLGDRLTNIKLAIKKLSQMGEIIKMSSIWETEPWFAESCGGEKNQPLFLNCVVLVKTKLSPYKLLNKLSQIETELKRKRTKRFGPRTIDLDILFYDSLIINDPNLIIPHPHIQQRKFVLLPLSEIVPDLIHPILKKTVKELLEDLPNSEQACKLSLPPDKVLK, encoded by the coding sequence ATGGCATCAGTATATTTAGGAATAGGCTCTAATCTTGGGGATAGGCTTACAAATATTAAATTAGCTATCAAAAAGTTATCTCAAATGGGAGAGATAATAAAAATGTCTTCTATATGGGAGACAGAGCCGTGGTTCGCAGAATCCTGTGGAGGAGAGAAAAATCAGCCGCTGTTCTTAAATTGTGTTGTTTTAGTAAAGACCAAACTATCACCATACAAACTACTAAATAAACTCTCCCAAATTGAAACTGAGCTCAAGAGAAAAAGAACAAAAAGATTTGGACCACGAACCATAGATTTAGATATATTATTTTATGACAGTCTCATTATAAACGACCCAAACCTTATAATCCCACACCCACACATACAGCAAAGAAAATTTGTACTCCTGCCATTATCTGAGATAGTACCAGACTTAATACATCCTATACTTAAAAAGACAGTTAAAGAATTACTTGAGGACTTACCCAACTCAGAACAAGCTTGTAAGCTATCCTTACCACCAGACAAAGTTTTAAAGTAA
- a CDS encoding NAD(P)/FAD-dependent oxidoreductase — protein sequence MKTDILVIGGGPAGLSAAITAKSLGTDVIVVDENPKIGGQLIKQTHKFFGSKQHWCGVRGIDIATILMRLVEESGIKVFPNASAIGIYNENGKKIVGVVLNNALVPIEADGIIVATGAQENMLNFVNNDLPGVYGAGAVQTLVNVYGVPPGERVLMIGSGNIGLIVSYQLMQAGIQVIGIVEAMPYIGGYLVHASKVRRLGIPIYTSHTIKEAIGTDEVVGAVIVELDSDWNEIAGTEKRLDCDVICLAVGLTPSAELLWQAGCDMVYISELGGYVPWHNKELQTSIHRIYVAGDTSGIEEAVTAILEGRIAGAACAYEIAGVKEAKEIIKQNLHELREFRKGPFGEKARVEKEKLKMTKSECQMTNLL from the coding sequence ATGAAAACTGATATCCTTGTGATAGGGGGTGGTCCTGCTGGCTTATCTGCTGCTATAACTGCAAAAAGTTTAGGTACTGATGTCATTGTAGTGGATGAGAACCCTAAAATAGGTGGTCAGCTGATAAAGCAGACACATAAGTTTTTTGGCTCAAAGCAACACTGGTGTGGTGTTAGGGGAATTGATATTGCTACAATACTTATGAGACTTGTAGAAGAAAGTGGGATAAAAGTGTTCCCCAATGCCTCTGCTATAGGGATTTATAATGAAAATGGCAAGAAAATTGTTGGAGTAGTACTGAACAATGCTCTTGTGCCTATAGAGGCGGATGGCATAATTGTAGCTACAGGGGCACAGGAGAATATGCTTAATTTTGTAAATAACGATTTACCTGGAGTCTATGGTGCAGGTGCAGTCCAGACACTTGTAAATGTCTACGGTGTCCCACCTGGTGAGAGAGTTTTGATGATAGGGTCAGGCAATATTGGGCTCATTGTGAGTTATCAGCTGATGCAAGCCGGAATCCAGGTGATAGGAATAGTAGAGGCTATGCCTTATATTGGTGGCTATTTGGTTCATGCGTCAAAAGTCAGGCGGCTTGGTATCCCAATTTATACTTCACATACAATAAAGGAGGCGATTGGGACTGATGAAGTTGTTGGTGCAGTGATTGTAGAGTTAGATTCTGACTGGAATGAAATTGCGGGGACTGAAAAGAGATTGGACTGTGATGTAATCTGTCTTGCTGTCGGGTTGACTCCATCAGCTGAACTCTTGTGGCAAGCTGGTTGTGATATGGTCTACATTTCGGAATTAGGTGGCTATGTTCCTTGGCATAATAAAGAGCTACAGACGAGTATTCACAGAATTTATGTAGCTGGTGATACATCAGGTATAGAGGAGGCAGTCACTGCTATACTTGAGGGTCGTATTGCCGGTGCTGCTTGTGCATACGAAATAGCTGGAGTAAAAGAGGCTAAAGAAATTATAAAGCAAAATCTTCATGAATTAAGAGAGTTTAGAAAAGGACCATTTGGAGAGAAGGCGAGGGTGGAGAAAGAGAAATTGAAAATGACGAAATCCGAATGTCAAATGACAAACTTACTTTAA
- a CDS encoding UDP-2,3-diacylglucosamine diphosphatase, with protein sequence MPVYFISDQHFEEADSESTKLCKFLEFIEYIKGKCDSLFIVGDLFDFYFEYKTQIPKVYFNILCALSSLRKTGVKIYYIIGNHDFWVGDFFTKELNISVYKKPVELMLQGKRVFIAHGDEIYSFDLMRFVLRNRLSNFIFYWLHPDIGRNIARLIARISRKLSNKETMRWKYLYKFACQKFEQGFDAVILGHIHLPKHISYKNKQFLMLGDWKHHFSYGKLIDGEFKLYFWEQS encoded by the coding sequence ATGCCAGTGTATTTTATATCTGACCAACATTTTGAAGAAGCTGACAGTGAATCAACTAAGCTATGTAAATTTCTTGAGTTTATAGAGTACATCAAAGGAAAATGCGACTCGCTTTTTATTGTAGGTGACCTTTTTGACTTCTATTTTGAATACAAAACACAAATACCAAAAGTTTACTTTAATATTCTATGTGCACTAAGTTCACTTAGAAAAACAGGAGTTAAAATTTATTATATAATTGGGAACCATGATTTTTGGGTAGGTGACTTTTTTACAAAAGAGCTCAATATAAGCGTTTATAAAAAACCAGTAGAACTTATGCTACAAGGAAAAAGAGTTTTTATTGCACACGGAGATGAAATTTATTCATTTGACCTAATGAGATTTGTACTCAGAAATAGATTAAGTAATTTCATTTTTTACTGGTTACATCCCGATATTGGAAGAAACATAGCAAGATTGATAGCAAGAATTTCAAGAAAGCTATCAAATAAAGAAACTATGAGATGGAAGTATCTATATAAATTTGCTTGCCAAAAGTTTGAACAAGGGTTTGATGCTGTTATTTTAGGACACATACACTTACCTAAACACATAAGTTATAAAAATAAACAGTTCTTGATGCTCGGGGACTGGAAACACCATTTCTCTTATGGAAAGTTAATAGACGGTGAATTTAAGCTATACTTTTGGGAACAATCTTGA
- the rpmB gene encoding 50S ribosomal protein L28 has protein sequence MARKCEICSKRGLYGSSISHSHRVTKRRQFPNLHTVRTKVGGKVKRILICTRCLRSGKVEVV, from the coding sequence ATGGCACGCAAATGTGAAATATGTAGTAAAAGGGGGCTTTACGGTTCAAGTATAAGTCACTCACACCGTGTTACAAAGCGTAGACAGTTTCCCAATCTTCATACTGTAAGGACTAAAGTTGGTGGGAAAGTCAAAAGGATACTAATTTGTACCCGGTGTCTAAGGTCTGGTAAAGTAGAAGTTGTGTAA
- a CDS encoding transposase: MKSSDKQRKSIQLKGYDYSQSRAYFVTVCIHNKECLLGNIADGQMQLNEYGHIVVECWNTISDHFNNVQLDGSVMMPNHIHGILMIVDNCRDTPCHVSTGEQFGKPTRGSLPTIIRSFKSVVTKRINEMRNISCIPIWQSRYYEHIIRNEKSLNKIREYIIYIE; this comes from the coding sequence ATGAAAAGTTCTGACAAGCAGCGTAAGAGTATTCAGTTGAAGGGATACGATTATTCGCAATCTAGGGCATATTTTGTAACAGTTTGCATTCACAACAAAGAATGTTTATTAGGTAATATAGCGGATGGGCAAATGCAGCTTAATGAATATGGTCATATAGTTGTAGAATGTTGGAACACTATTTCCGACCATTTTAACAATGTGCAATTAGATGGGTCTGTTATGATGCCGAACCATATTCATGGGATATTGATGATTGTGGATAATTGTAGGGACACACCATGCCATGTCTCTACAGGAGAACAATTTGGTAAGCCGACAAGAGGGTCCTTACCTACTATTATTCGGTCATTCAAATCAGTTGTAACCAAACGAATTAATGAAATGAGAAATATATCCTGTATTCCAATATGGCAATCTAGATATTATGAACACATTATACGAAATGAAAAATCATTAAACAAGATTAGAGAATATATAATATATATTGAATAA
- a CDS encoding (2Fe-2S)-binding protein: protein MRLIKHPIVEFKRGKKVKFYFEAKELEAYEGETVASALIASGVKIFRYSKHYKRPLGFFCAIGKCSSCLMEINGVPNQMTCMRLVEEGMKVRRQADKK from the coding sequence ATGCGTCTTATAAAGCATCCGATAGTAGAGTTCAAAAGAGGCAAAAAAGTTAAGTTTTATTTTGAAGCCAAAGAACTCGAAGCTTATGAAGGTGAGACTGTGGCTTCTGCTCTTATAGCCTCTGGAGTAAAGATATTTAGATACAGTAAACACTATAAACGACCATTAGGCTTCTTTTGTGCAATTGGTAAATGTTCAAGTTGTCTTATGGAGATTAATGGTGTTCCTAATCAAATGACTTGTATGAGATTAGTAGAAGAAGGTATGAAAGTGAGACGGCAAGCAGATAAGAAATGA
- a CDS encoding glutamine synthetase family protein, whose translation MDKKEILKLAQAKKIKFIQLWFTDIIGNLKSVTIPVTQLDSALEDGKSFDGSSIEGFTRIYESDMVAKPDPNTFGILPWSTPEQREARMFCDILLPDLTPYEGDPRYILKRNLDEIKKLGFTCYVGPELEYFYFKASTETQTLDFSSYFDLTPPDIGDELRMQTILALEELGISVEASHHEVAPSQHEIDLAYQEALKMADYTMTYKLVVKEIAQRSGVYATFMPKPIFGVTGSGMHVHLSLFKGNKNIMNSKIGDQFIAGLLKHAEEITLVTNQWENSYKRLVPGYEAPVYISWAKKNRSTLVRVPAHPPGREIADRVEYRAPDPACNPYLAFAVMLQAGVEGIRKKYKLPSPVEKDIYHLTVKERETEGIKCLPESLGEAIAHARKSKLLKKTLGEHVFWTLIENKERVWTEYRAQVTQYEIKKDLPIL comes from the coding sequence ATGGATAAAAAAGAAATCTTAAAACTTGCTCAGGCTAAGAAAATAAAATTTATCCAACTGTGGTTTACTGATATAATAGGCAATTTAAAGAGTGTTACCATACCAGTTACACAACTTGATAGTGCATTAGAGGACGGTAAAAGTTTTGATGGCTCCTCAATTGAGGGCTTTACAAGGATTTACGAGTCTGATATGGTAGCTAAGCCTGACCCTAATACATTTGGAATACTGCCATGGAGCACTCCAGAGCAAAGAGAGGCAAGGATGTTTTGTGATATTTTACTGCCAGATTTAACTCCTTATGAAGGTGACCCGAGATATATACTTAAAAGGAATCTTGATGAAATTAAAAAACTTGGGTTTACTTGTTATGTAGGACCAGAACTTGAATACTTCTATTTCAAGGCATCAACAGAGACTCAAACACTTGATTTCTCGAGTTACTTTGACCTTACACCTCCAGATATTGGCGATGAGCTAAGAATGCAAACTATTTTAGCACTCGAGGAGTTAGGCATCTCTGTGGAAGCATCGCATCACGAAGTTGCCCCATCACAGCATGAAATAGACCTCGCATATCAAGAGGCACTTAAAATGGCTGATTATACAATGACATATAAACTCGTAGTTAAAGAAATAGCCCAAAGGAGTGGTGTCTATGCTACATTTATGCCAAAACCAATATTTGGAGTGACAGGGTCAGGGATGCATGTACACCTTTCGTTGTTTAAGGGAAACAAAAATATTATGAATTCAAAAATTGGCGACCAATTTATTGCAGGGTTACTCAAACATGCAGAGGAAATAACACTCGTTACAAACCAGTGGGAAAACTCTTATAAACGATTGGTGCCAGGGTATGAGGCTCCAGTCTATATCTCATGGGCAAAGAAGAATCGGTCTACACTTGTAAGAGTACCAGCACATCCTCCAGGAAGAGAAATAGCTGATAGAGTGGAGTATAGGGCACCAGACCCAGCTTGTAATCCGTACTTGGCTTTCGCAGTGATGCTGCAAGCAGGAGTTGAAGGCATACGAAAAAAATACAAATTGCCGTCACCAGTTGAAAAAGATATTTATCACTTGACCGTTAAAGAGAGAGAAACGGAAGGAATTAAGTGCCTCCCTGAGAGCCTGGGTGAAGCAATTGCTCATGCTAGAAAGTCTAAATTGCTGAAAAAGACACTGGGTGAACATGTGTTTTGGACACTTATAGAGAACAAAGAAAGAGTGTGGACAGAGTATAGAGCTCAGGTTACTCAGTATGAAATCAAAAAGGACCTACCGATCCTGTAA
- a CDS encoding HAD family hydrolase, which yields MIKGVFFDFWETLVVFNGESALNEMRLKRVDGFRDTLLHYNYNFSKEAVWKALESVRLYCGELREKTNKEFSSKEVIKMVLQKLSVKLTAELCNKILEIYSNSILSMDLTLRAKVDKILAILKQKGLKIGLISNTEHGAIERYLLKRFNIGQYFDSLTFSCDVGVRKPRVEIFNEALKSLNLTPTESVHIGDWPEIDILGAKRAGLGTIYLKVKDRPYSEELPLPDAVIEDIAQVPIVLDKVFI from the coding sequence ATGATTAAGGGTGTATTTTTTGACTTTTGGGAGACTTTAGTTGTTTTTAATGGTGAATCTGCTCTAAATGAGATGCGACTCAAGAGGGTAGATGGGTTTAGGGATACATTACTCCATTATAACTATAATTTTAGCAAAGAAGCAGTTTGGAAAGCTCTTGAATCAGTTCGTTTATACTGTGGTGAGCTTCGTGAGAAGACCAATAAGGAATTCAGTTCTAAAGAAGTGATAAAGATGGTGCTACAGAAACTAAGTGTTAAATTGACAGCTGAACTTTGCAATAAAATCTTAGAAATCTACTCAAATTCAATTTTATCAATGGATTTGACTCTACGAGCAAAAGTGGATAAGATATTAGCTATCCTTAAGCAAAAAGGACTCAAAATTGGTTTAATTTCAAACACTGAACATGGAGCAATTGAACGATATCTTCTTAAAAGATTTAATATTGGCCAATATTTTGACTCACTGACTTTTTCCTGTGATGTAGGAGTGAGAAAGCCGAGAGTTGAAATATTCAATGAAGCCCTAAAATCATTAAACCTAACCCCTACTGAATCTGTCCATATCGGTGACTGGCCTGAGATAGATATTTTAGGTGCTAAGCGTGCCGGTTTAGGTACAATTTATTTAAAAGTAAAAGATAGACCTTATTCAGAAGAGTTACCTTTACCCGACGCTGTAATAGAAGACATTGCTCAGGTTCCAATAGTTTTGGATAAAGTATTTATATGA
- the cutA gene encoding divalent-cation tolerance protein CutA, with protein sequence MNKNKVGMEFIVVYTTFPHRRHARRLAKKLVKEKLVACANIFKIDSLYEWKGKLEETREYGIFLKTRADLYSYVESQIRANHPYELPCVISWKLDYGSKEFLNWISKNASYKASDSRVQKRQKS encoded by the coding sequence ATGAATAAGAATAAGGTGGGTATGGAGTTTATTGTTGTATATACAACTTTTCCTCACCGTAGACATGCAAGGAGATTAGCTAAAAAATTGGTCAAAGAAAAGCTTGTCGCCTGTGCTAATATTTTTAAAATTGACTCTTTATACGAATGGAAAGGTAAGTTAGAGGAAACTCGTGAATACGGTATATTCTTGAAGACACGTGCCGACCTATACTCTTATGTAGAATCGCAAATAAGGGCTAATCATCCATATGAACTGCCATGTGTAATTTCGTGGAAGCTTGATTATGGGTCTAAAGAGTTTCTAAACTGGATATCTAAAAATGCGTCTTATAAAGCATCCGATAGTAGAGTTCAAAAGAGGCAAAAAAGTTAA
- the rpe gene encoding ribulose-phosphate 3-epimerase — protein MVQIAPSLLSCDFSCLEHEIRTVEVAGADLLHLDVMDGHFVPNLTFGPVVIKGIRKLTSLPLDAHLMVETPERWVEKFISAGVDWISFHIEVAKNPKQVINLVKSSRLKVGLAINPPTPLESIINWVNDVDFILVMTVNPGFGGQEFISEPLEKVKALSKMGVMVEVDGGVNLSNVSKVADAGASTIVSGAGVFNTKDPGTTLKKLKSIANGTQM, from the coding sequence ATGGTACAAATAGCGCCTTCATTACTTTCGTGTGATTTTTCTTGTCTTGAGCATGAGATTCGTACAGTAGAGGTAGCAGGTGCAGATTTATTACATCTTGATGTTATGGATGGTCACTTTGTCCCAAATCTCACTTTTGGGCCAGTTGTGATTAAAGGCATTCGTAAACTAACTTCGTTACCCCTTGATGCTCATTTAATGGTTGAGACTCCCGAGCGCTGGGTTGAAAAATTTATTTCTGCTGGCGTAGACTGGATAAGCTTTCATATTGAAGTGGCGAAAAATCCAAAACAAGTAATCAATCTTGTAAAAAGTAGTAGACTTAAAGTTGGGCTTGCTATAAATCCACCAACTCCATTGGAATCAATTATAAATTGGGTTAATGATGTAGATTTCATCCTTGTAATGACAGTAAATCCTGGCTTTGGTGGTCAAGAATTTATATCTGAACCTCTTGAGAAAGTAAAAGCCCTAAGTAAAATGGGCGTAATGGTAGAGGTAGATGGCGGAGTCAACTTAAGCAATGTCTCTAAAGTAGCCGATGCAGGTGCGTCCACTATTGTAAGTGGGGCTGGCGTATTTAATACTAAAGACCCTGGCACTACCTTAAAGAAGTTAAAATCTATTGCCAATGGCACGCAAATGTGA